In one Niallia taxi genomic region, the following are encoded:
- the araB gene encoding ribulokinase has translation MAKYSIGVDYGTQSGRAVLVEVGTGREVATAVKEYTHGVMDEFLPDGTTKLEHDWALQHPADYLEVLQLTIPEVLQKANVSNEDVIGVGIDFTACTVLPIDKNGIPLCFLPEFKQNPHSYVKLWKHHAAQDEANRLNEIAAQRGEAFLQRYGGKISSEWAIPKIWQILNEAPDIYEAADQVLEATDWVISELTGTITRNSCTAGYKAIWHKQDGYPSKEFFKALDPRLENVVEEKLSTDIYSIGSKAGEITEKAAKLTGLKAGTAVAVANVDAHVAVPAVGITEAGKLLMIMGTSTCHILLGETEEIVPGMCGVVEDGVIPGYLGYEAGQSCVGDHFEWFTENCVPESYQQEAEEKGLNIHQLLTEKASKLNVGESGLLALDWWNGNRSTLVDVDLTGVLLGATLLTKPEEIYRALIEATAYGTKMIVETFRASGVPVNEVYAAGGIAEKNALMMQIYSDVLNMDIKISASSQTPALGSAMFGAVAAGKSRGGYDHINEAAKDMGRIKDDIYQPIETNVSVYGKLFDEYARLYDYFGRGENNVMKTLKQIKKESVLSSKEDNYAREA, from the coding sequence ATGGCAAAGTATTCAATAGGTGTAGATTATGGAACGCAATCAGGAAGAGCAGTTCTTGTTGAGGTAGGTACAGGCAGAGAGGTGGCAACTGCTGTTAAAGAATACACACATGGTGTGATGGACGAATTTCTGCCTGATGGGACAACAAAACTGGAGCATGACTGGGCGCTTCAGCATCCAGCAGATTATTTAGAAGTTTTGCAGCTTACGATTCCGGAAGTTTTGCAGAAAGCAAATGTTTCTAACGAAGATGTTATTGGAGTTGGCATAGATTTTACTGCTTGTACGGTCCTGCCAATAGACAAAAACGGCATTCCGCTTTGTTTCCTGCCAGAGTTTAAGCAAAATCCGCATAGCTACGTGAAATTATGGAAGCATCATGCGGCACAGGATGAAGCAAACCGCTTGAATGAAATTGCTGCACAGCGCGGAGAGGCATTTTTGCAGCGTTATGGCGGCAAAATATCTTCTGAATGGGCAATACCGAAAATATGGCAAATCTTAAATGAAGCACCAGATATTTACGAGGCAGCAGATCAAGTGCTTGAAGCAACAGATTGGGTTATTTCCGAATTGACGGGAACAATCACTCGAAACAGCTGTACAGCAGGCTATAAGGCAATTTGGCATAAGCAGGATGGCTATCCAAGCAAGGAATTCTTTAAAGCGCTCGATCCGAGGCTTGAAAATGTAGTAGAAGAAAAGCTGTCCACAGATATCTATTCAATTGGATCAAAGGCAGGAGAAATTACGGAAAAAGCCGCAAAACTAACAGGCTTAAAAGCTGGCACAGCAGTTGCAGTCGCTAATGTCGATGCACATGTTGCCGTACCAGCAGTTGGGATAACAGAAGCAGGTAAGCTGCTTATGATTATGGGGACTTCTACATGTCATATCCTGCTTGGCGAAACAGAAGAAATTGTGCCAGGTATGTGCGGTGTTGTTGAAGATGGTGTAATTCCCGGATATTTAGGATATGAAGCAGGTCAGTCTTGTGTTGGAGACCATTTTGAGTGGTTTACAGAGAATTGTGTTCCAGAAAGCTACCAGCAGGAAGCCGAGGAAAAAGGGTTAAATATCCATCAGCTGCTGACAGAAAAAGCAAGCAAGCTGAATGTTGGCGAAAGCGGACTGCTTGCACTTGATTGGTGGAACGGAAACAGATCAACACTTGTTGATGTTGACTTGACTGGTGTTTTGCTTGGCGCAACCCTTTTAACAAAACCAGAGGAAATTTATCGTGCACTTATTGAAGCAACTGCCTATGGCACAAAAATGATTGTTGAAACATTCCGAGCGAGCGGTGTGCCTGTTAATGAAGTGTATGCAGCAGGAGGCATTGCTGAAAAGAATGCACTGATGATGCAAATTTATTCTGATGTGCTGAACATGGATATTAAGATTTCTGCTTCATCACAAACGCCAGCACTTGGAAGTGCCATGTTTGGTGCTGTAGCAGCAGGTAAGAGTAGAGGCGGATATGATCATATTAATGAAGCTGCTAAAGATATGGGCAGAATTAAGGATGATATTTATCAGCCAATCGAAACTAATGTAAGCGTTTATGGAAAGCTCTTTGATGAGTATGCTCGTCTTTATGATTACTTCGGACGTGGCGAAAATAATGTCATGAAAACACTTAAGCAAATTAAAAAAGAATCTGTTTTATCAAGTAAGGAGGATAACTATGCTAGAGAAGCTTAA
- a CDS encoding alpha-N-arabinofuranosidase: MANKVIINTDVKKGKINKNIYGHFAEHLGRCIYEGIWVGEESPIPNTKGIRNDVLEALKKINIPVLRWPGGCFADEYHWKDGIGPREDRKRMVNTHWGGVVENNHFGTHEFMLLCELLGTEPYICGNVGSGTVQEMSEWVEYMTFEGESPMANWRRENGKDEPWKLTYFGVGNENWGCGGNMRPEYYADLYRRYQTYVRNYGDNKIYKIAGGANVDDYNWTEVLMENAGHLMDGLSLHYYTIPGDFWTGKGSALNFPEDEWFITMKKAIHMDELISKHGNIMDKYDPDKRVGMIIDEWGTWFDVEPGTNPGFLYQQNTIRDAIVAALHFNIFHQHCDRVQMTNIAQTVNVLQAMILTEGEEMILTPTYHVFDMYKVHQDAELLSVDTQIGTYEYNGETLPQVSVTASKDGNGNIHVSFCNIDHVNGNTLELDLRGLSNAAKVSGTIIKADVMNAHNSFEAPETVKPVAFEDVEVNGSVLSVSIPPMSVVTLAITED; this comes from the coding sequence ATGGCAAATAAGGTAATCATCAACACTGATGTAAAAAAGGGCAAAATCAACAAAAATATATATGGACATTTTGCTGAGCACTTAGGCAGATGTATTTATGAAGGGATATGGGTTGGAGAGGAGTCGCCGATTCCAAATACAAAAGGAATTAGAAATGATGTATTAGAGGCACTGAAAAAAATAAATATCCCTGTCTTGAGATGGCCAGGCGGCTGCTTTGCTGATGAATATCATTGGAAGGATGGGATTGGCCCAAGAGAAGACAGAAAACGGATGGTAAATACACATTGGGGCGGCGTTGTCGAAAATAATCATTTCGGTACACATGAGTTTATGCTGCTATGTGAGCTGTTAGGTACGGAACCGTATATATGCGGAAATGTGGGGAGCGGCACTGTCCAAGAAATGTCCGAATGGGTAGAATACATGACGTTTGAAGGAGAGTCGCCAATGGCTAATTGGCGTCGTGAAAATGGCAAAGACGAGCCATGGAAGCTTACTTATTTTGGTGTTGGCAATGAAAACTGGGGCTGCGGCGGCAATATGCGACCGGAATATTATGCAGACCTTTATCGCCGTTATCAGACATATGTGAGGAACTATGGAGACAACAAGATTTATAAGATTGCTGGCGGTGCTAATGTTGATGATTATAATTGGACGGAAGTACTCATGGAAAATGCAGGCCATCTTATGGATGGATTAAGCCTTCATTATTACACGATTCCAGGCGACTTCTGGACGGGTAAAGGCTCTGCACTGAACTTCCCTGAGGATGAATGGTTCATCACGATGAAGAAAGCGATCCATATGGATGAATTGATTTCAAAGCATGGCAACATCATGGATAAATATGACCCGGATAAAAGAGTCGGCATGATCATTGATGAGTGGGGTACATGGTTTGATGTTGAGCCAGGTACAAACCCAGGCTTCCTGTATCAGCAAAATACGATTCGTGATGCAATTGTCGCAGCATTGCATTTTAATATTTTCCATCAGCATTGTGATCGTGTCCAAATGACAAATATCGCTCAAACGGTGAATGTTCTGCAGGCAATGATTTTAACTGAAGGTGAAGAAATGATTCTAACGCCGACATATCATGTTTTTGATATGTACAAAGTGCATCAGGATGCAGAGCTGTTGAGTGTGGATACGCAAATCGGAACGTATGAATATAATGGTGAAACTCTGCCACAAGTTAGTGTAACAGCATCGAAGGATGGCAATGGCAACATTCATGTGAGCTTCTGTAATATTGACCATGTTAATGGAAACACTCTTGAGCTGGATTTACGTGGATTAAGCAATGCTGCTAAAGTGTCTGGCACAATTATAAAAGCAGATGTGATGAATGCCCACAACAGTTTTGAAGCACCAGAAACAGTTAAGCCTGTTGCGTTTGAAGATGTGGAAGTTAACGGAAGTGTGCTTTCTGTAAGCATTCCGCCAATGTCTGTTGTCACATTAGCAATTACAGAAGATTAA
- a CDS encoding glycoside hydrolase family 127 protein, with protein sequence MTVKAFDLTQVRITDGPFKHAMELNMEYLLQLEPNKLLSRYREYAGLEPKASHYNGWEEQGISGHTLGHYLSACSLMAAATGDSRFKDRAAYIVEELALCQEADGTGLISGIPRGKAIFQEVKEGKIYSQGFDLNGGWVPLYTMHKVFAGLRDAYLHTDNEKALAVEMKLGLWLEDMVKDLSEEQMDELLKCEFGGMAEVLADLAVHTGEMRFFALSERFYHKEVLDPLADKKDALAGKHANTQIPKVVAAARQYEISGNETYKEISEYFWNTVVHEHSYVIGGNSLNEHFGEAGKQNDRLGENTCETCNSYNMLKLTKHLFRWKPTAEEGDYYERALYNHILASQHPGDGSVCYFVSLDMGGHKKYNSKFDSFTCCVGSGMENHASHGNAIYFHDDSKLYINQYIPSRLEWKEMGVVVEQKTAYPKNGNIRIEISASADKAFTLTLRHPYWAEKGMSISVNGEDYQHETKPASLIEIDRVWKDGDVLEVDIPMTLRKEAILDNPNRVAFLYGPIVLAGDLGEISDAQKTKDLLFTPVLVADNSPLQHISKISEEAFTLEGIGNPRDVELKPFYLLHDRSATVYWDVFTKADWAEAEKSYKEAIQKEQELEARSIDFVQPGEMQPERDHQFTGEHVGIGTVSNRKYRDTWPNGHFSFALKVLQDQQNSLIVAYTKKEWESMQGFDVLANETKLQDGKLEWEEMNQFVYIKYTLPESAVTEGNTRITFRAHAEKRVPKVFELRTVKG encoded by the coding sequence ATGACAGTTAAAGCTTTTGATTTAACGCAAGTAAGAATAACAGATGGTCCTTTTAAGCATGCAATGGAACTGAACATGGAATATCTTCTTCAGCTTGAACCAAATAAGCTATTGTCGAGATATAGAGAATATGCAGGTTTAGAACCAAAAGCGAGCCACTATAATGGCTGGGAGGAGCAAGGCATTTCCGGACATACTTTAGGTCACTATTTATCTGCATGCTCATTGATGGCTGCTGCGACTGGTGACAGCAGATTCAAAGACAGGGCGGCTTATATTGTCGAAGAGCTGGCGTTATGCCAGGAAGCAGACGGAACAGGATTAATCTCAGGAATTCCGAGAGGAAAAGCGATTTTTCAGGAAGTAAAGGAAGGCAAAATCTATTCCCAAGGCTTCGATTTGAATGGAGGCTGGGTGCCTTTATATACAATGCATAAAGTGTTTGCAGGCTTACGGGATGCTTATTTGCATACAGATAATGAGAAGGCTCTTGCAGTCGAAATGAAGCTTGGGCTTTGGCTTGAGGATATGGTAAAGGACCTTTCAGAAGAACAAATGGATGAATTGCTGAAGTGTGAGTTCGGAGGAATGGCTGAGGTGCTTGCTGATTTAGCTGTACATACTGGTGAAATGCGCTTTTTTGCACTTTCAGAAAGATTTTATCATAAAGAGGTGCTTGACCCATTAGCAGATAAAAAGGATGCACTCGCAGGAAAGCATGCCAACACACAAATACCGAAAGTTGTTGCTGCAGCAAGGCAGTATGAGATATCCGGCAACGAAACATATAAGGAAATTTCAGAGTACTTCTGGAATACGGTTGTTCATGAGCATTCCTATGTGATAGGAGGAAATTCGCTTAATGAGCATTTTGGCGAGGCAGGCAAGCAGAATGATAGATTAGGTGAGAATACATGTGAAACATGTAATTCGTATAATATGTTGAAATTGACAAAACATCTTTTCAGATGGAAACCGACTGCTGAGGAGGGAGATTACTATGAAAGGGCGCTTTATAACCACATACTCGCATCCCAGCATCCAGGTGATGGCAGTGTTTGTTATTTCGTTTCCCTCGACATGGGTGGCCATAAAAAGTACAACTCTAAGTTTGACAGCTTTACATGCTGTGTAGGCTCAGGCATGGAAAACCATGCCAGCCATGGAAATGCCATTTATTTTCATGATGACAGCAAGCTTTATATCAATCAATACATTCCTTCACGACTTGAGTGGAAGGAGATGGGAGTTGTTGTTGAGCAAAAAACAGCATACCCGAAGAATGGCAATATCAGGATAGAAATATCTGCCTCTGCAGACAAGGCTTTTACTTTGACGTTAAGGCACCCGTACTGGGCAGAAAAAGGAATGTCCATTTCGGTAAACGGTGAGGATTATCAGCATGAAACCAAACCAGCTAGTCTTATAGAAATAGATAGAGTTTGGAAAGATGGAGATGTACTTGAGGTTGATATCCCGATGACACTTCGTAAGGAAGCAATACTTGATAATCCAAACAGGGTTGCGTTTTTGTACGGACCAATTGTTCTAGCTGGTGATTTGGGAGAGATAAGCGATGCCCAAAAGACGAAGGACCTGTTGTTTACACCAGTGCTAGTAGCAGATAATAGCCCGTTGCAGCATATCAGCAAGATAAGTGAAGAGGCTTTTACGCTCGAAGGAATCGGAAATCCAAGAGATGTGGAATTAAAACCGTTTTACTTACTTCATGATAGAAGTGCGACAGTTTATTGGGATGTTTTTACGAAAGCTGACTGGGCTGAAGCAGAGAAATCTTATAAGGAAGCAATTCAAAAGGAGCAGGAGCTTGAAGCAAGAAGCATTGACTTCGTTCAGCCGGGAGAAATGCAGCCGGAAAGAGATCATCAATTTACAGGAGAGCATGTCGGGATTGGGACAGTGTCTAATCGAAAATATCGAGACACATGGCCAAACGGACACTTCAGCTTTGCTCTTAAGGTGTTGCAAGACCAACAAAATAGTTTAATAGTAGCTTATACGAAAAAGGAATGGGAAAGTATGCAAGGCTTTGATGTACTTGCAAATGAAACAAAGCTACAGGACGGTAAGTTGGAATGGGAAGAAATGAATCAGTTTGTTTATATTAAATATACGCTTCCTGAAAGTGCTGTAACAGAAGGCAACACACGTATTACCTTCCGTGCGCATGCAGAGAAAAGGGTTCCTAAAGTGTTTGAGTTGCGGACAGTAAAGGGTTAA
- a CDS encoding aldose epimerase family protein yields MKSTKELYGKIGSKEVNQYKLINDNGMEVSCINYGCIITSILTPDKEGNIENVVLGYDSLSGYENDSYFLGAVVGRIAGRIKGASFELDGQSYTLAKNDGPNHLHGGIKGYNTVVWEAEAVEEAGAIGVQFTHTSPDGDEGYPGELKLTVTYLLSNNNELVIRYSGISDKKTIINMTNHSYFNLSGNYKSDILNHKLTIDADRVLELDEELLPTGIVADVLHTAFDFREGRLIKTGPESREAQISLAGDGYDHPFLLNKEKGDEILLVDEESGRTLTINTDEAGVVLYTGNQIDESDRFVDVPAKRYHGLCLETQGLPDAINQPDFPSWIIDANKEYKTTTTYRFGTLA; encoded by the coding sequence ATGAAATCAACAAAAGAACTTTATGGGAAAATCGGCAGCAAGGAAGTAAATCAATATAAACTCATAAATGATAATGGCATGGAGGTTTCATGCATTAATTACGGGTGTATTATCACAAGTATTTTGACACCAGATAAAGAAGGGAATATCGAGAATGTTGTACTTGGGTATGATTCACTCTCAGGATATGAAAATGATTCCTACTTTTTAGGAGCGGTTGTTGGTAGAATCGCAGGCAGAATAAAAGGAGCATCCTTTGAATTGGATGGACAGAGCTATACACTGGCTAAAAATGATGGTCCCAACCACCTGCACGGCGGAATAAAAGGCTATAACACGGTAGTCTGGGAGGCAGAGGCTGTAGAGGAGGCTGGCGCAATTGGCGTACAGTTTACGCATACAAGTCCTGATGGCGATGAGGGATATCCTGGAGAGCTGAAGCTTACTGTTACTTATTTACTGTCTAATAATAATGAATTGGTTATCCGTTATTCTGGCATTTCTGATAAAAAGACAATTATCAACATGACAAACCATTCGTATTTCAATTTAAGCGGCAATTATAAAAGCGATATTCTGAACCATAAGCTGACAATAGATGCTGATCGTGTGTTGGAATTGGATGAAGAGTTGCTTCCGACAGGTATTGTTGCAGATGTCCTTCATACAGCCTTTGACTTTAGAGAAGGAAGACTAATTAAAACAGGGCCAGAATCGAGAGAAGCACAAATTTCACTTGCTGGTGATGGCTATGATCATCCATTTCTATTAAATAAAGAAAAAGGTGACGAAATATTATTGGTAGACGAAGAGTCTGGCAGAACACTTACAATTAATACCGATGAAGCAGGAGTAGTTCTGTATACAGGCAACCAAATCGATGAGTCAGACAGATTTGTTGATGTGCCAGCAAAACGTTACCATGGACTTTGTCTTGAAACACAAGGACTTCCAGACGCCATCAACCAGCCTGATTTTCCAAGCTGGATAATAG
- a CDS encoding DUF6171 family protein has protein sequence MSENICKGCVESVIVSEEVIEELLVEAAETPEKLVCDSIYQERLGICSSCASLQYGTTCAYSGCIIRYRAKFKGKACPNIGNPKWHKVV, from the coding sequence ATGAGTGAAAATATATGCAAGGGCTGTGTTGAAAGTGTGATAGTTTCAGAGGAAGTCATTGAGGAACTGCTTGTGGAAGCTGCAGAAACGCCTGAAAAGCTGGTGTGTGACTCCATTTATCAGGAAAGGCTTGGCATTTGCTCCTCTTGTGCTTCCTTGCAATATGGAACAACATGTGCCTATAGCGGTTGTATTATCCGCTATAGAGCCAAGTTTAAAGGGAAGGCTTGTCCAAATATAGGAAATCCAAAATGGCATAAAGTTGTATAA
- the arfA gene encoding arabinosylfuranosidase ArfA has translation MTANKAKMILEKDFKVGEIDNRIYGSFIEHLGRAVYGGVFEPNHPEADENGFRKDVINLVRELQVPLVRYPGGNFVSGYNWEDGVGPVESRPRRLDLAWRTTETNEVGTNEFMKWAKLVGADVNMAVNLGTRGIDAARNLVEYCNHPGGSYYSDLRASHGVKEPYNIKTWCLGNEMDGPWQIGHKTAAEYGRIAQEAAKVMKWVDPSIELVACGSSHRNMPTFADWEATVLDHTYEHVDYISLHQYYGNQSNDVANYLALSLEMDDFISSVISIADYVKAKKRSKKKINLSFDEWNVWYHSNENDKLIEPWSIAPHQLEDIYNFEDALLVGCMLITMLKHADRLKIACLAQLVNVIAPIMTEDNGPAWKQSIFYPYMHTSVYGRGVSLNPIVSSPKYDSKDFTDVPYLESTAVYNEEKEQLTIFAVNRHLEEGLLLECDIRNFEDYQVVEHIVLENDDIKAENSAEKQKVEPHTNGNAEWKDGIITAVLPKLSWNVIRLEKR, from the coding sequence ATGACAGCGAATAAAGCAAAGATGATTCTGGAAAAGGACTTCAAGGTTGGAGAAATCGATAATCGAATTTATGGGTCATTTATAGAGCATCTCGGAAGGGCTGTATATGGAGGTGTTTTTGAACCGAATCATCCGGAGGCGGATGAGAACGGTTTCAGGAAGGATGTTATCAATCTAGTTAGAGAACTTCAAGTACCCCTTGTCCGCTATCCAGGCGGAAACTTTGTGTCTGGCTATAACTGGGAAGATGGAGTCGGTCCTGTTGAAAGCCGCCCGCGCAGATTGGATTTGGCTTGGAGAACGACAGAGACAAATGAAGTAGGTACAAATGAATTCATGAAATGGGCAAAGCTGGTAGGAGCAGATGTAAACATGGCAGTCAACCTTGGCACAAGGGGAATTGATGCAGCGAGAAATCTCGTTGAGTACTGCAACCATCCAGGCGGCTCCTATTACAGTGATCTTCGTGCTTCGCATGGTGTGAAGGAACCATACAATATTAAAACATGGTGCTTAGGAAATGAAATGGATGGTCCTTGGCAAATCGGACATAAGACCGCAGCAGAATATGGGCGAATTGCCCAAGAAGCTGCTAAAGTGATGAAATGGGTTGACCCATCCATTGAACTGGTAGCCTGTGGAAGCTCACATCGCAATATGCCGACATTTGCAGATTGGGAAGCAACAGTGCTTGACCATACATATGAACATGTAGATTATATTTCCTTGCACCAATATTACGGAAATCAGTCTAACGATGTAGCCAATTATCTGGCTTTATCACTCGAGATGGATGACTTCATCTCCTCTGTCATATCGATTGCAGATTATGTTAAAGCAAAAAAACGAAGCAAAAAGAAAATAAATCTATCCTTTGATGAGTGGAATGTCTGGTATCACAGCAATGAAAATGACAAGTTAATTGAGCCTTGGAGTATTGCTCCGCATCAGCTTGAGGATATTTATAATTTTGAGGATGCGTTACTTGTTGGCTGCATGCTAATTACGATGCTAAAGCATGCTGACAGACTGAAGATTGCCTGTTTAGCACAGCTTGTCAACGTTATTGCCCCAATAATGACAGAGGATAATGGGCCAGCTTGGAAGCAAAGCATATTCTATCCATACATGCATACGTCTGTTTACGGGAGAGGCGTTTCGCTAAATCCAATCGTCTCTAGTCCGAAGTACGACAGCAAGGACTTTACAGATGTTCCTTATTTAGAATCAACAGCAGTTTATAACGAGGAAAAAGAACAGTTAACTATTTTCGCGGTAAATCGTCACTTGGAAGAAGGGCTGCTGCTCGAATGTGATATTCGTAATTTTGAAGACTATCAAGTTGTCGAGCACATCGTTTTAGAAAATGATGATATTAAGGCAGAAAACAGTGCAGAAAAGCAGAAAGTGGAACCGCATACAAACGGGAATGCCGAGTGGAAAGACGGCATTATAACAGCTGTCCTTCCAAAGCTCTCTTGGAATGTAATTCGATTAGAAAAAAGATAA
- the araA gene encoding L-arabinose isomerase has product MLKTREYEFWFVTGSQLLYGEDVLKQVEEHSKTMVNALDASSSLSYKLRFKAVVKDADSIRRLALEANANESCAGIITWMHTFSPSKMWIAGLSALQKPLLHFATQYNRDIPWESIDMDFMNLNQSAHGDREHGFIGSRLKLNRKVIVGHWENDEIRGRIGSWMRTAAAFSESKVLKVARFGDNMRQVAVTEGDKIEAQIKLGWTVNGYGVGDLVAKINEVSDEDLSALLTEYEEKYDIVPAGLEEGPIRESIREQAKIELGMKAFLEEGNYTAFTTTFEDLHGIKQLPGLAVQRLMEQGYGFAGEGDWKTAALVRLMKIVAGNEGTSFMEDYTYHFDPENEMVLGSHMLEVCPTISATKPKIEVHPLGIGGKEDPARIVFDGRGGLALNASIIDLGHRFRLLVNEVDALQPEEEMPNLPVARVLWKTQPSLSQAVENWIQAGGAHHTCFSYVVSTEQLRDFAELVDIELVVINNDTNSITFQNELKWNDMFYRLK; this is encoded by the coding sequence ATGTTAAAGACAAGAGAGTACGAATTTTGGTTTGTTACTGGAAGCCAGCTTTTATACGGAGAAGATGTATTGAAGCAGGTGGAGGAGCATTCAAAAACAATGGTAAACGCGTTGGACGCATCTTCTTCTTTAAGCTATAAACTAAGGTTTAAAGCAGTTGTTAAGGATGCAGATTCTATAAGAAGACTTGCGTTAGAGGCAAATGCAAATGAGTCATGTGCAGGTATTATAACGTGGATGCACACATTCTCTCCATCAAAAATGTGGATTGCAGGCTTATCAGCATTACAAAAACCTTTATTGCATTTCGCGACTCAATACAATCGAGATATTCCGTGGGAGTCAATTGACATGGACTTCATGAACCTTAACCAATCTGCACATGGTGACAGAGAGCATGGCTTCATTGGAAGCAGATTGAAATTGAACAGAAAGGTCATCGTTGGCCATTGGGAGAATGACGAAATTCGCGGACGGATTGGAAGCTGGATGAGAACAGCAGCGGCATTCTCAGAAAGTAAAGTATTAAAGGTTGCTAGATTTGGAGACAATATGCGCCAAGTAGCTGTTACAGAGGGCGACAAGATTGAAGCCCAAATTAAATTAGGCTGGACAGTGAACGGGTATGGAGTCGGAGATCTTGTAGCTAAGATAAATGAAGTAAGTGATGAGGACCTTTCTGCGTTGTTGACTGAGTATGAAGAGAAGTACGATATTGTCCCAGCAGGTTTAGAGGAAGGGCCAATCAGAGAGTCTATCCGTGAACAAGCAAAAATCGAATTAGGAATGAAGGCATTCCTTGAAGAAGGCAATTATACTGCATTTACAACAACATTTGAAGACCTTCATGGTATAAAGCAGCTTCCAGGGTTAGCTGTGCAAAGACTGATGGAGCAAGGCTATGGCTTTGCAGGTGAAGGAGACTGGAAAACAGCAGCGCTCGTTCGTCTAATGAAAATTGTTGCAGGCAATGAAGGAACTTCCTTTATGGAGGATTATACTTACCATTTTGACCCAGAAAATGAAATGGTTCTTGGCTCTCATATGCTTGAAGTTTGCCCAACAATTTCGGCAACAAAACCGAAAATTGAGGTTCATCCTCTAGGTATCGGCGGCAAAGAGGATCCTGCACGAATCGTGTTTGATGGAAGAGGCGGTTTGGCGTTAAATGCTTCCATTATTGACCTTGGCCATCGTTTCCGTCTTCTCGTTAATGAAGTGGATGCACTACAGCCAGAAGAGGAAATGCCAAATCTGCCAGTTGCAAGAGTGTTGTGGAAAACACAGCCTTCCTTAAGCCAAGCTGTTGAAAATTGGATTCAAGCAGGCGGAGCCCACCATACATGCTTCTCTTACGTTGTTTCAACAGAGCAGCTTCGAGACTTTGCAGAATTGGTAGATATCGAGCTTGTTGTCATTAACAATGACACAAACTCTATTACATTCCAAAATGAGTTGAAATGGAATGATATGTTCTATCGCTTAAAATAA
- the araD gene encoding L-ribulose-5-phosphate 4-epimerase, with protein sequence MLEKLKQEVLEANLMLPQHNLVTFTWGNVSGIDRESRLVVIKPSGVPYDKLKVEDLVVTDLDGNIVEGDLNPSSDTATHLALYRAFPEIGGIVHTHSPWATSWAQAGRRIPALGTTHADYFYGEVPCTRKLTEDEVNRAYELETGNVIIETVRNEGIDPKALPGILVTGHAPFCWGKDADNAVHNAVVLEEVAKMALHTLQLNPGVEWIDQYLLDKHYLRKHGANAYYGQNKAETKQETSN encoded by the coding sequence ATGCTAGAGAAGCTTAAGCAGGAAGTGTTAGAGGCAAACCTGATGCTGCCACAGCATAATCTAGTCACTTTTACTTGGGGGAATGTAAGCGGAATTGACAGAGAAAGCAGGCTTGTTGTCATTAAGCCAAGCGGCGTTCCTTATGACAAGTTGAAGGTCGAGGACCTTGTCGTGACAGACCTTGATGGAAATATAGTAGAAGGTGATTTGAATCCTTCCTCAGATACAGCAACACATCTTGCCTTATACCGGGCGTTTCCCGAAATTGGAGGAATTGTACATACGCATTCTCCGTGGGCAACAAGCTGGGCGCAGGCTGGAAGAAGAATACCAGCATTAGGAACAACACATGCAGATTATTTTTACGGTGAGGTTCCATGTACGCGAAAGCTGACAGAGGATGAAGTAAACAGAGCGTATGAGCTGGAAACTGGCAACGTCATCATCGAAACAGTTCGTAACGAGGGAATTGATCCAAAAGCGCTGCCGGGAATTTTAGTGACAGGCCATGCGCCGTTTTGCTGGGGAAAAGATGCGGACAATGCCGTTCATAATGCTGTTGTGCTTGAGGAGGTTGCCAAAATGGCGCTCCATACGCTGCAGCTGAATCCAGGTGTTGAGTGGATCGACCAATATTTGCTTGATAAGCATTACTTAAGAAAACATGGTGCAAATGCATATTACGGACAAAACAAAGCTGAAACAAAACAAGAAACTTCAAACTAA